The genomic DNA ATAGTTTGAATCTTAGAACAGAAAGACAAACTAACAAACAAATGAAATAAAGAACTTACATTTGAGGATGAAAACATAGCTGCAACTCTACGTTGCAGCAAGGCTAGCATGTAACCGAAGAATCCTGCAGCTGCGAGAACCGCGATTCCTGCAGAAATACAAAATGGCTCGTCAAGTCTTATCATATGCAATTCCGGAAAAGATTGTTTACCTAAGTGGAGATTGTTGTCATAATGGGCAGGGGAACATTCATCTTCATGAAGTTGGATCTGTCGGATTGCTTGGTTTCCTCTGTCTATAACCAAAAGAGAGCAGCTACTTCCAACATAAACCAAGTCGAAATCCTCGGAGAACTTTGCCTCCTCACTCGGACCATCAACATGGCCTCCTCTTCCCCATATCCCGCCTGCAATAGTCACCACGCCTACATAAACAAGACACAAGAATCAGAACCAAAAACATAACTGACACTTTTATTAAAACTAGCAGTACATACTACATACTACATTAACAAATGTTTCTGAAACACATGAACAAGAAACTAATCCTTCTAGTTACATTTTGAACTCACACTAGTTCTTCATTTTATAATCACCTGAGTCGCTGATTTTCCTGATTGCCATGTTCAAGGTGTCGGCAATATAAACATTTCCTCTGTCATCCACAGTAAATCCTTTAGGATGATTCATCCTAGCTTCTCTCGGTTTCCCATCGACATGCCCTGAGTAACCTTCGGGCGATCCAGCAACTAGTTTAGGCCGGCTATCTGCACATTATGCCAATATTATTACtgtgaaagaaaatattattgctGTCCTGTACTCCTGTTAGGTGAAAGTGCAAAGCAAGAAACAAAGCTTTTGACACTTGAGAATATGCTAAAGTGAAACCTCCCATGTTTAAGAAACAAGTGAAGAGAAAGGGCTTCCATTGCAAGCAAAGTGCTCAGTTCACATACTTCCAAGAAGATGGAATCAACTTTACACAAAATCAAGAAAAAGGCAaccattttatttgtttgttttttcaatTACATCTCTCAAGTGTAGCTAGTTAGGTAAGGCATTCGTTACTTTTTTTGGTACTAATTCACTTTGGTTTGGTGGGTTTCTGGATTCATTTCTGAATCTGGAATTACTGTGGCATACACAGAAGATGATCAATCGAGAATATGAAACAGAGAGAAGAGCTTACAGAGAGATAATGGAGTTGAGATCTTGTAAACGTTGCTGTTCTCAGAATCCAAAACTAGAAGGTCTCCAGATGGAGATACTTTAACCGAATGTGGTTCAATTCCAAGTTTACTTCCATCAAACACAGTCTCAACAGAATACCCACTTTCGAATTTCATCATCGATCGACTCGAACTTGAAGAAAAACCTAGACCTTCAACAAAAATACCCAATTTGTTCAACAAAGAGAATGTGAAACGTCATCATCATAGATTAACACGAACATGAATCATGATTGATGAtcctaaacaaaataaaatacacCGATATCCATGCAGTACCTTGTTTCGTAGTCGATGATTTCAGCGACCAAAGCCATTTAACAAACGTAGAGACCACATTTGAAACGATCCCACCTACAATTTCTGCAAATATGGGTGAAATGTTAAAAATGTAGCGTCGGAATGAAAGAGAGATGGGATTTATCAGATTAAACTCACTTGCAGGAGGCGTACTGGCTGAAGTTGAAGAAAACCCAGAAGCTAAAACAGCAAGAATGAGAAGTACAAGGATCAAATGTCTTCCCATAGTTCAGTTCTTACTTCATCTGGGTAGTTGAACTTTTGGGATGTGTGTTTAGAACAGTGACCCTTTTTTGAGCTAGTTAGTACTTGAGAGCTTGAACCTTGACGATGGAGAAGAGAGAGACCAGACCgtcttttataatttattgaaaCATTATAAAGATATGTTAACTGTAGTTATCCTCCTGGTTCATTGGTCGGttagtataaaagtaatctgcAATTCTTGTTTAAGAGGATGAACAGTCAAACACATATGAGGAGGAATGGGAAGCTTTGTTAAAGAAAAAGTAAAGCCAAATTAAAGAAGGAGAGGAAGGATCAGATgctgtttttctttcttttttttattacaaatctCTAATTAAGGGTGGATTAAAATTTTGTTCTTTTCTTATAATCTCTTGTTTTATAGAGGTCATTTAAGATGGTTATTTTCGTCACTTCTACATCTTATCGGCAAAACAGGGTTTATACACTGATTCACGCTATCTTCTATTTTCTGAAGTTTTGGGTTCGAGTCCGTTTTATAAGTCTGATTCAATTAGTTGAATAGATTTACGGATTTATATACTTAACCTGTGAACGCATTCCAAACAAAACGGAACAAccgttataatatataataatatatatatatatataattgttttcatGTAATTTATTAACCATCACTCTTTCATTAATCATCAAATCACctgaattatgaaaaattattaatttttacaagAAATGTCTATTCAAGTATAACAATAACATAAACTAAatgctataaaaaaaattgctaAAATAAATTCTTCATAACTTTGGGTCagttttcatattattttttcatttaacattgtcagttaaatttatttttaattgttttaattttcatattttaactattttttattttatttaataatataattacttttattttgttaagcaatattattcattattaaaaactaGATGtcttatcatataaatatatatgaaataaacattattttaaatgaaaataaatataacattataaattaagtcACTTTAAGGACTATGTAGCGAAAACCCGACTaaattttaacacgtttcttTGAAACTTTGTCTATATGTAGCAAAAAGTAGTCAAAGGATATgtcatcaaaattatataaggTATTTAAcctttatttcatattaatgTATTCAATCCAATTATATAActcatcaaaaatattatagaaatcAACCACAACAagctttattttaaaatatttaataaattaattaaataatgttctATTTGGAgatatttttttagttcttTCTAGATAGTTATGATAAAGTTGTGTACTTTAAAGTTTTAATGAGtgattaatcatttttttaataacaaaaaatagattaataatagtattatttttttaaaaatgtaaagtTAAAGAGAGGTTTTCAtgtaatcaaatttaaaaaacataagaacttaaacattaattttatgtttcacGCTAAAGAGCTTGCTTGATTTTGGTTTGGTGATATTTTGtctaaaataaattgtttaataaaaaataagttatttggatttttaattactttaattatgaaaatattatttattatataaattaaaatttaataaaaataaaaggggCACTATTTTTCTTTAGTTAGGTATTTGAGTTGAttaaaaaagtgattttttttttttcaactgtTTTCCCCTATAACCTACCTACATGACCTATTGGATAAtgtggttttaaaaaaaactgttctataaaattatatatgaaatatatagttcatcaatttaaaacacaaatcaAAGCAAGCCTTCAAAGTATTATTGTAAGTATAATTGTTTAAGGATATGATATCATAAagattaatttcttaatttcaCAAGTAATATGATATCATACTTAACCGAAACTAGGATGAAATATTTTCAACCTCATGAAGAAGACGATTCAGTGCATTCCATGAAGATCCACCTTCCTCCATAGCCATTCTTGCTGCTTCACCAAGCTCACTAACCTTCTTCCTCACCTCCTTCCCTTTCTCCCCTTCCATCATCTCTCTCACCATCTTCTCCAACCCTTTCGAATTCACAAACCCCCTAACCGATCCATTCACAGTCTCCACCCTCAGCCCAATCTTACTTTCCTCCACCACCATTCTAGCATTCAAATGCTGGTCTGAAAACATCGGCCACGCCAATATCGGCACCTTTGCACATACACTCTCGATTATAGAATTCCAACCACAATGACTCAAGAATCCCTTCACACTTTCATGACCCAGAATCGCCTTTTGATCAACCCATCCCTTCTTTACAATTCCCCTATCTTTCACCCTTTCTTCAAACCCACCCAAATCTCCTTCCTGCCCTTTCCTCCACTACATGAACAGAGttcaaaaaaaagttaatcttttaaaaacccAGTAAAAAAGGTATTATCTTTATAGATTAACTCACCACCCATATGAAATTAACACCGGATTGCTCCAGACCCAATGCAATTTCCGTTAGTTGTTCAGTAGATATATCGGTTTGCGATCCAAACGCTACGTAAAGAATTGATCTTCCTTCAGCTAGCTTCTGGTCTAACCAATCCAGGTAATCATGATCAGACCGGCGGCTGCTTGGCTCCGCCAAGCAAAGGGGGCCAACGCACCAAGCCTTTGGAATTATTTGGTCACGGTTCATGTAATTTACGAAAGCTGGTTCAAGCTCGTAAAAGCTGTTCATGATCGAGCCGAAGCTAGCTGAGGTAGAGGAAATTTGCTCGTTGATGAATTCTAATAATGGCTCATTCGGCTGGCGTTGGTTGAATGGCTGATCGAAATCGTTTCTAGTCAGCTTGATCCATGGGAAGCTTGTCAAAGTGATGGGTTCATCGTCGTTGTCGGTTTCTGGTCCTGTCAGGACTAGAAGCCGGTTTGCCATTACGTCCTCTGTTATGGACATGGTGTAGTTGCTCATGCCAAAGGAGACTAAACGGGGAATGCCGAATTTGGCTGCGGAATCGAGAGTCCAACCGAGGAAACCGTCTGAGATTATGCAGCTAACGTGAGGAAGAGATTCAAGGGCGGATTCGAAATCAGGGCGGAGGAGTTTTGTTGATTTGGCAAATGTGAGGAAGAGAGACGGGGAGGGGAGTTGATCGGTGCTCTCGACTCCGGGAGGTATTTCGGGGATGTTATTAGGGAAAGGAAGGACGAGGATAGAGGcggcgccggcgccggcgccggcaAGATATTCTGCGATGAAAGGCCGGTTAGCTGGTGTGGTGATGAAGGTGATGGTGACATGGCGATGAATTAGGAGTCTAGCTAAGTGAAGGAGAGGAATGGTGTGGCCTTTGGCCATGAAAGGGAAGAGGACTatgtgatgatgatgatgactagTCATTTTTAGGTGTGCTAAGTCTTTACTCTTAGTACTTAAAAACTCTGTCTTTATAACCAAAAACAAACAACCAATTTGTACTTTTTTAGTAAATACAAAGTTTCATTAAGATTCACACAATATTACAGCAATTTGGTGGTCGGTTAAACAAGATAATGTGAGtatttagagcttgtttgatcttagtttttcatttttttagatttttacttaaataataacctttcattcatttaattacttttttttatattttttatgtaattatttaaaattaatttatacataagagaaaacaaattaattgaaGGATATTTTGGCCAATCAACTACAAAAAAagtctattttttaaaaaatttatctatcagactatttttttttttaatatgataaaaccataaaaaatcattcttcaaacaagctcttagtgttaatattaatttttttttattgatgatcCCAAATTCCCAATTTGCATATCTTATGAGTCATATAAACATGATCAAAAAAATACGCGTCcccaaaaaattattaaaaggatttgtttataaataaatttggattGAGGTCAAATATGTTAATTGACTTtgatattttttactttttttaatataatgattatatatattttttacttttttaatttaatgataatatatattttttaaaataaaaatgattttaatatttaattaataaattgtgataagataaaatataagacttttccaaaaattttctcaaaatttttttccaaatttttcgaaaaattctcctaagtcagtttcaaaaatccggtcaaagaaagaaccggcctacgtttgcaaacctacatgattttgataattttaaataaaataatcaaaaagggagaaattgttagataaaattagaccagttcacataaacctaacttaaataaatattccatgcaggaacaaggaaccggaccggacaaacaaaagaaccggctaaagaaagctagccggtcaagtcactaaaccgaccaggaacacttggaacatgaccgcacaaagaaaggatcggccaaagcttaaaaccggaaacatcagacagccgatcagccacaaggcagaggaataaccggaagaagtccggttatatcactcacaccggaagccatccggttaagttcaatgaccgaccagcacaagaagacaattcaggtatctgttgagaatgataccaaaggaacagactgaacacttccatatccatacaagtctgaggaaagcctgcaggttgcagaagacagtcctacaggatctttccacttcgggataagtcagaaaggagatcttccaagtacagacaactgtctaacagacaatgaccacattgagtaaaagacaaacctagcaggtttgtcttacacaccggaagaacagaccgccaggtctgagattgaccgtcaggtctgaaaagacgaccgcagggtctgaaacactgaatcactgaatcactgaacctctgcttagccaatcagattcaaggaagtgaaatatgaccgttggtatatttcacctataaaaggtgcagttgaagaagagtaaatgtgggacacaaaGAGATACAgtgggacaagtgagaaattctaagagcatttaatttacaagcgAAAACAGTGTgctctatctctagagaaagcctgagtgctagtgtgtgtattttacaattccggtgtaaattgtaagagtgttatcgagcaggaaataagtctcgatcggattgtacttgtattccttagtgaatatccttctcgcggtttcgagaggaaggggtgacgtaggagttttatctccgaacatccataaaatcggttttgtcatttactttctgccgattccattatctaaccgacccgtaccgctataaccgacttaactctattcaagccgaatcaccaggttaccgaaaccgacccatcaatttttcaaaccctcatcatccgaaaccggttctgcctatcatacaagtgtgtcgcttcaacttgaaagcaaacctcttccgcgcttgaacctagttcaagggtttgtgacaggttgtgtagtattgaaacccaggtgttaatctctaaccggattaaccaccaccattcgagtgagaaccgctaaccggttcaaccccggtcctccagcggctatctagatcctaacaaattggatgatttaattaatgaaagaatatttaattataattgaattaaaaaaaattaataaataaaacctaaaaagataatatatatttttaaaataaaatttattttaatatttatttaataaattgaatgatgtaatgaatgaaaaagtaaatgaagtaatgtttaattataactgaattaaaaaaaaaggaatgaTAGGGAGTAAGACTTTATGGGAGCAACTCGAATAGGGAACGTGACATCGCTATTATACAAAAGAGACCTTAtcccttttgtataacaactGGGTCTCTTTTATATAACAACGAGATAACTTTCGTACAACTCGTATAACAGTGAAGCCACTTTCACGAATTACTCCCCAAAGTCGTGTTCCtaatcatttttctaaaaaattaaccaaataacacctaattaaaataaaaattattttaatatttaattaataaattgaataatataattaaggaAGGAGTAgatgaataatatttaattataattgaatttaaaaaaaatcaacaaaataatacctaaaaagaatatatattttttaaaataaaaattattttaatatttaattaataaattagatgttataattaataaaaatatatatgaaataatgtttgattataattgaattaaaaaaaaaacaaacaaacaataccTAAAACAAAATCTAGAGAACTCCTCCAATatggagaaaaagaaaaacaataatagAATAGAAGCTCACACCATCGTCATTAAAGACAAGCACCCCCACTATGAACATGGTCTCCTGCAAATTacaaatcaatattattttttctccacCTCtctgttttatttgatttgatgttgAGTCATAATTTAAATTGGAATTAAAGTACTATACGAATACAAACCTATCTACTATATCAATATTTTTCCAACccaacaattataattataggtGGTAACTGAAGACATGTATATATCATTTAACATGCTTCATCATTTTGCTAATGATTTACATctattttatctataattattaaaattaataaatttttaaaataatttttaataagattaaaaaattaaaaaatattttaaataatattatattataaatttaattatatatatatatatattaaaatggataatcttattaaaaaattattataatattttattataaaataatataattattaaaaattataatttgaaactttttagaaaaagaaaaatgaaattaaagcaaattgaattattttaataattcaaatataaaaattattgtttcactcttatatattattatatacagtAGATCAcaccatttattaaataaattatttcttattttattattatatattttaaaaaatattatatactttctCAAAAATCACTTATAATCAATATGTTCTAAGTtataatttaaccaaaatttGAAAAGTTCAAACTCAAATTTTATTCTACAACCAAAATAATggttaaatatgatatttttcttgtaaaaataacttttaagtCGGTCTCCAACTTAATAACATACCCAAACCCATATTGGGTTTGAAAGCTCCAATCCACCAacaaaatgagtttttattcatttttctcttttatatatatatttctactGTTCATCCATCATCGtccaatatattttaatatttacgaACTGAGTTTAAAATTataggtttaattttattttttatataatttatttatatattaatcttatttatataatttatttttagtaatgtttattttgttgtgtatgaattattgatgtataattaattttattaaatggatgAGAAAAGATTatggttaaatatgtaaaattgataaatatatagataatattaataaacttaaaaaattggtgtaaaaaactaatattctataaatattttaaaaatactcttttgagtttggaaattaatttttagattttacataaattactatttcatctaaatatttagattgctaacattttaaacttttatcTAACTATTAATAAAGTAATTAAGATCAACAACATTcacatatttcatattttctaatacaatttttattcaaataactaattatttaatttaaaagtaactccaaataataatacatttcaGAAAAAGAGCACATTCTaatgtatatataatcataaactCCCATAATCATCTCTCAAATAAACtagagaatataaaataaaacaatttagatataaaaaaaaagaaaaagagattaGACACTTTATAAACTCCCAACTATTTCATATAATTAAACACACAACATCAATAGAGAGAACTGAGAAATACAAACAGATAGCATAAAGCTCACACACgatcattgtttttattttatttttgggtatgaAGACAAAAGAGAAAAGACTACCCATTTATGAGAAACTCCACCAAATCATTAACATATTCATCATTCTGTTTCTTATCCCTCAATGCCTTAGAAATTTCACTTGCCCTTGCTAtgagttcttcttcttcttcttcagcttCCCCTGACTGTGAGCCCATGGCACGTTTCAAAGCTCTAGCTATGGCGTCCCCATCAAAAGAGCCATCTTCTTTCCTCTCCACTTCCAAAGCTAGTCCCTTATCTACTAACATTCTTGACACCAATGGTTGGTCAATCACCAATGGAAGTGTTATCAAACAATGTCCAAATTGTAACGATTCTACCGCCGTCCCAAAACCTGCATGAAATAGACAGCCTCCGATTGATGGGTGGGAAAGAATTTCCATCTGGGGGAACCAATCGGCGATGTGGGTCCTCCCTCGATCGGAGGTCCGATCAACGAACCCCGGCGGCAAGACTTCCACGCCGGTCTCGATGGACCAGATGGGTGTTCTCAATGCCCAAAGAAATTGAACACCAGAATTCTCAAGTCCATTTGCTATTTCATTCACTTGTTCTTTCGTCGCTTTCCATTCGCTTCCAAAACTCACATAAACTACCGATTTGGGATTTTGCTTTTCCAACCATTTGTACGCCTTTGTTATAAAAACAATGAGAATTATAACGTGAATGATATAAATCTTAAGATAAAATATCTTAAGTAATTAATTACCTCGTCCTTCTCGATCTCTGTAAAGTTTTCTGGCGGTGACGGCGGGAATAACCCAACAGGAATTATACGTTTTCCGGTTAATTTCCCAAGCAAATCTATATACTCGCCTTCGAGTTCCCTGCAGCTACGTATTGCGATCGCTTTACAAACGGTCATGGATATTGCGATCCGATGAGAGTCGGATATTCCTGAGGCGTTATCTCCGAAGAATCCGAAGAGAACTCCGGCACTGTCACAAGAAGGGTAAGCTACGGTTGAGGGAAAATCTATCCACGGAGGCGACGACGTGAGACTTTCCGGTGTTGATCGGAGAAGCTTTTGGCCGTCGCCATGGAGATATTCCGGCGGACCAAAGAAGACGGTTGTGGCGGCACAGAAGATAGAAAGGATAATGCTGGGAATATTGCATTCGACGCCGATCTCGCTCGCCCAGTAAGCAAGGCCGTCTACAACGATCCAGTCCGGCGAGTTTTGGGTGACGAAATTCTTGAACGGTTGCTTTAGAAGGTCGTAGGCTATCTGTTAAGTACAGGGGAGATGAGGTTATATAGGAACAGAAAAACAGGGGTAATTGgttcaaaattatatatggGTGGTTACCTTTAAGAACTGACTTTTGTCAAGTGGAATGTCGGCGGTGGACTCGATACCGGCCGGCAAGGGAAGATCGACAGAGGGCCACGGCAGGGCAACCAGGTTAATGAGATGGTCTAAACCGGGGGGAACTCGGGGCTTGAGCTTGTCAATGTTTTTAGGGGTTGAAATGAAAGAGATTTTGATTGAACCAGATTTAGATTTGGCTAAAGATATGGCCAATTCAAGAAATGGAATCATATGACCGAATGCCACAAAGGGTATCATTGCTACATGAACGACTCTCTCTCTAGTAGccatctttcttcttcaattattattctatctctctcttagAAATTTGGGGTGATAAAAATGCTGTAACCCATTTCTTAGATTTTAAACACCCAAAACGAATGGTTTtccaaaatattgttttaagttattctctcaaactaacctagtttgtttattcattcttaaactaacctagtttactatttaaattcattttttttatttatttattctttttacatttaaaattcattatatatcaattaaattatttatattttgatatataatttaattttttatttaaataaattacattatttatattttgatatataatttaaatttaattattttttataaatttgattatttatat from Impatiens glandulifera chromosome 9, dImpGla2.1, whole genome shotgun sequence includes the following:
- the LOC124916478 gene encoding uncharacterized protein LOC124916478, with product MGRHLILVLLILAVLASGFSSTSASTPPAKIVGGIVSNVVSTFVKWLWSLKSSTTKQGLGFSSSSSRSMMKFESGYSVETVFDGSKLGIEPHSVKVSPSGDLLVLDSENSNVYKISTPLSLYSRPKLVAGSPEGYSGHVDGKPREARMNHPKGFTVDDRGNVYIADTLNMAIRKISDSGVVTIAGGIWGRGGHVDGPSEEAKFSEDFDLVYVGSSCSLLVIDRGNQAIRQIQLHEDECSPAHYDNNLHLGIAVLAAAGFFGYMLALLQRRVAAMFSSSNVSDINPYASIGAPVVTNPSYQRPIKSVRPPLIPNEDEYDKQEEGLFGSLGRLVMNAGSSMGEIFAGLFSRSRKKPINHHQHYQQPNRHPNAWPMQETFVIPDEDEPPSLEKRNLTTKRAYPFAAKEMERTTHQFKQGRPIEQQQQQRGWGGSFNNHQQQQQYHQRHYSSGPQTYYEQSCESNEVVFGAVQEQDGRRGAMVIKAVDYARDPRQDNGHVRSRYMGYSYGY
- the LOC124914781 gene encoding putative UDP-rhamnose:rhamnosyltransferase 1; translated protein: MAIVHVVMVPFVAFGHMIPFLELGISLAKSGSIKISFISTPKNIDKLKPRVPPALDHLINLVALPWPSVDLPLPAGIESTADIPLEKSQFLKIAYDLLKQPFKNFVTQNSPDWIVVDGLAYWASEIGVECNIPSIILSIFCAATTVFFGPPEYLHGDGQKLLRSTPESLTSSPPWIDFPSTVAYPSCDSAGVLFGFFGDNASGISDSHRIAISMTVCKAIAIRSCRELEGEYIDLLGKLTGKRIIPVGLFPPSPPENFTEIEKDEAYKWLEKQNPKSVVYVSFGSEWKATKEQVNEIANGLENSGVQFLWALRTPIWSIETGVEVLPPGFVDRTSDRGRTHIADWFPQMEILSHPSIGGCLFHAGFGTAVESLQFGHCLITLPLVIDQPLVSRMLVDKGLALEVERKEDGSFDGDAIARALKRAMGSQSGEAEEEEEELIARASEISKALRDKKQNDEYVNDLVEFLING
- the LOC124915708 gene encoding UDP-glycosyltransferase 90A1-like, with the translated sequence MTSHHHHHIVLFPFMAKGHTIPLLHLARLLIHRHVTITFITTPANRPFIAEYLAGAGAGAASILVLPFPNNIPEIPPGVESTDQLPSPSLFLTFAKSTKLLRPDFESALESLPHVSCIISDGFLGWTLDSAAKFGIPRLVSFGMSNYTMSITEDVMANRLLVLTGPETDNDDEPITLTSFPWIKLTRNDFDQPFNQRQPNEPLLEFINEQISSTSASFGSIMNSFYELEPAFVNYMNRDQIIPKAWCVGPLCLAEPSSRRSDHDYLDWLDQKLAEGRSILYVAFGSQTDISTEQLTEIALGLEQSGVNFIWVWRKGQEGDLGGFEERVKDRGIVKKGWVDQKAILGHESVKGFLSHCGWNSIIESVCAKVPILAWPMFSDQHLNARMVVEESKIGLRVETVNGSVRGFVNSKGLEKMVREMMEGEKGKEVRKKVSELGEAARMAMEEGGSSWNALNRLLHEVENISS